In Hippoglossus stenolepis isolate QCI-W04-F060 chromosome 21, HSTE1.2, whole genome shotgun sequence, one DNA window encodes the following:
- the LOC118100220 gene encoding mitogen-activated protein kinase kinase kinase 14 isoform X1 encodes MKVPPRPPHAAGGLLRAMAIPRVFNSNTPFIIVAGGSELSFLGKEDDGHVGEEEKDSLVQVIAPHLSRVMQHGTAKHVVTAGQEVSAENPCLSIVAQAEREDFQEFSPTTTQRPYSRSQQLKKLRSDTRESSFLSDTEDEDLDEASKLPLHHLQRKQRRKTGTGQSREEGEHRPVIRGLWVQEIDWLKSVDGDATSSAEVIPPPPEFTDSCSCSVGGRLSCEHDEICSCTDVCDHVRGSEDVSPSEDQYGSIETDDTSSSDDRGASDSDCSVQDLESIRTHESDSDSSCWADDDTPAPESFAVQAKVSNSTFDLMHVSGFTSGPAEWDSDSTECVQSMLGLSDSVNTCRGSFGFDDLSDLDAVLDEMRGRVTQMPKQFVSPFFKDLIQQTLSDWKPNAPVNEGLVFHHRLQPSGQCRYREGEEYFVLHHIQNGSYGDVFCVRDKRTGFECAAKRIPLSHLSREEVSTWSALNSPRVVELFGAVREGLNVVLFMDLKPACLAQLLKEMNSLPEDLALHYLRQSLGALEHLHHRKVLHLDVKVDNVLLSADCRDTFLCDFGLSETLDDSGRSNKAFRGAAAFPGTETHMAPEVARGDGLCAKADVWSSCCMLLHMLNGCHPWIRYYSHPLCLQIVNEPPPLWEVPSTCNNFTAKVFRAGLQKDPDRRASAKELRRKTTKALRAVGGLSPCSVQAACEVLHCGRRSPPLSPLIPPSKPSAAAPPPMMHWVSPWRTTAVEEDLGEDSDVEADSFSGESDSPPKSLRDEHDWDSGSESDVDIYMGEEDLIQEMWRKMDRDYEGDWEEEEGREEEEDEEWESSVSTDYLRALRGLFPLLQKGQQTSDSPCGSEPELEYLRDDVALGTTFQTPSPEPRDDPPSCFSCSDTSQRDASEKGSDHSSDDLSSGVFSSCDSHTDGRLEWSASANQPSSCCFEGVDIWIENVQGQCLRIRERRQVKVGHVALGISDQISGKPFTLETLDRKLVSFEEEITESCVWLRCVSAPDTCRRWSWRVRDGKLELQE; translated from the exons CACAGGCTGAGA GAGAAGACTTCCAGGAGTTCAGTCCCACCACGACTCAGCGTCCCTACTCCAGATCTCAGCAGCTCAAAAAGCTCag GTCTGACACCAGAGAATCGTCCTTCCTCAGTGACACAGAGGACGAGGACCTGGACGAGGCCTCCAAACTCCCGCTCCAccacctgcagaggaaacagcgCAGGAAGACCGGCACAGGACAGAGTCGGGAGGAAGGAGAACACCGTCCTGTGATCCGTGGTCTCTGGGTGCAGGAGATCGATTGGCTGAAATCAGTGGACGGAGACGCGACCTCGTCGGCTGAGGTCATCCCGCCTCCTCCTGAGTTTACTGACTCGTGCTCCTGCAGCGTCGGAGGCCGGCTCTCTTGTGAACATGATGaaatctgcagctgcacagatgtTTGTGACCATGTGAGAGGATCAGAGGATGTGTCACCATCAGAGGATCAATACGGATCGATAGAAACCGACGACACATCGAGCTCTGACGACAGAGGAGCGTCCGACTCCGATTGTTCGGTGCAGGACCTGGAATCTATTCGCACTCATGAAAGTGACTCGGACTCCTCCTGCTGGGCAGACGACGACACGCCAGCACCCGAGAGCTTCGCAGTCCAGGCCAAGGTTTCAAATTCGACCTTTGACCTGATGCACGTGTCTGGTTTTACCTCCGGTCCCGCCGAGTGGGATTCTGACTCTACGGAGTGTGTGCAAAGCATGCTGGGACTTTCCGACTCCGTGAACACGTGTCGCGGTTCCTTCGGCTTCGATGACCTCAGTGACCTCGACGCTGTTCTGGATgaaatgagagggagagtgacGCAGATGCCGAAGCAGtttgtttctcctttcttcAAGGATTTGATACAACAGACGTTAAGTGACTGGAAACCGAACGCACCCGTCAACGAAGGACTCGTATTTCATCAT CGACTGCAGCCCAGTGGTCAGTGTCGGTACCGGGAGGGAGAGGAGTACTTTGTTCTGCACCACATCCAGAACGGCTCGTACGGTGACGTGTTCTGTGTTCGGGACAAACGGACGGGATTCGAATGTGCTGCCAAGAGG ATTCCACTGAGTCACCTCAGCCGCGAGGAGGTGAGCACGTGGAGCGCTCTGAACTCTCCTCGGGTCGTGGAGCTCTTTGGCGCCGTGAGGGAGGGGCTGAACGTCGTGCTGTTCATGGACCTGAAGCCAG CTTGTTTGGCTCAGCTCCTGAAAGAGATGAACTCCCTGCCCGAGGACCTGGCCCTGCACTACCTCCGCCAGTCACTGGGGGCGCTGGAGCACCTGCACCACAGGAAGGTCCTTCACTTGGACGTCAAAG TTGACAATGTGCTGCTGTCTGCCGACTGCAGAGACACATTCCTCTGTGACTTCGGTCTCTCAGAGACGCTGGACGACAGCGGCCGGAGCAACAAAGCTTTCAGGG GAGCGGCTGCGTTCCCGGGCACAGAGACCCACATGGCGCCGGAGGTCGCTCGAGGAGATGGACTCTGTGCGAAGGCCGACgtgtggagcagctgctgcatgtTACTGCACATGCTCAACGGATGTCACCCCTGGATACGTTACTACTCCCACCCACTGTGTCTGCAG ATCGTCAAcgagcctcctcctctgtgggaGGTCCCGTCCACCTGCAACAACTTCACGGCCAAAGTTTTCAGAGCCGGACTCCAGAAGGACCCGGACAGACGAGCGTCGGCCaaagagctgaggaggaaaacCACCAAAGCTTTGAGAGCag TCGGAGGTTTGAGTCCCTGCTCTGTTCAAGCTGCCTGTGAGGTTCTGCACTGTGGCAGGAGGAGCCCCCCTCTGTCACCTCTGATCCCCCCAAGTAAACCATCAGCCGCCGCGCCacctcccatgatgcactgggTGAGCCCCTGGAGGACCACGGCGGTGGAGGAGGACTTGGGCGAAGACTCTGACGTGGAGGCAGATTCTTTCAGCGGGGAGTCGGACTCGCCGCCCAAATCACTGCGGGATGAACACGACTGGGACTCGGGGTCGGAGTCGGACGTGGATATTTACATGGGGGAGGAGGATCTCATTCAGGAGATGTGGAGAAAGATGGACAGGGACTACGAGGGcgactgggaggaggaggagggacgtgaggaagaggaggatgaagagtgGGAGTCTTCAGTGTCCACAGATTATCTCCGAGCTCTCAGAGGCcttttccctctgctgcagaaaggTCAGCAGACGAGCGACAGCCCGTGTGGATCCGAACCAGAGCTGGAGTATCTCCGAGATG ACGTAGCTCTGGGCACCACGTTCCAGACCCCCTCCCCTGAACCTCGAGATGACCCCCCGTCCTGTTTCAGCTGCTCGGACACGTCGCAGAGAGACGCCTCAGAGAAG gGCTCTGATCATTCCTCCGACGACCTGAGCTCTGGAGTCTTCTCCTCCTGCGACAGTCACACAGACGGACGCCTGGAGTGGTCGGCCTCGGCCAATCAGCCGTCGTCCTGCTGCTTTGAAG GTGTTGACATCTGGATCGAGAACGTCCAGGGCCAGTGTCTGAGGATCCGAGAGCGACGGCAGGTCAAAGTCGGACACGTCGCCTTAGGAATCAGTGACCAG ATCTCGGGGAAGCCCTTCACTCTGGAGACGCTGGACAGGAAGCTGGTGTCCTTCGAGGAGGAGATCACAGAGTCGTGTGTGTGGCTGCGCTGCGTCTCTGCGCCCGACACATGTCGTCGCTGGAGCTGGAGGGTCCGAGACGGGAAACTGGAGCTGCAGGAATAA
- the LOC118100220 gene encoding mitogen-activated protein kinase kinase kinase 14 isoform X2 — protein sequence MAIPRVFNSNTPFIIVAGGSELSFLGKEDDGHVGEEEKDSLVQVIAPHLSRVMQHGTAKHVVTAGQEVSAENPCLSIVAQAEREDFQEFSPTTTQRPYSRSQQLKKLRSDTRESSFLSDTEDEDLDEASKLPLHHLQRKQRRKTGTGQSREEGEHRPVIRGLWVQEIDWLKSVDGDATSSAEVIPPPPEFTDSCSCSVGGRLSCEHDEICSCTDVCDHVRGSEDVSPSEDQYGSIETDDTSSSDDRGASDSDCSVQDLESIRTHESDSDSSCWADDDTPAPESFAVQAKVSNSTFDLMHVSGFTSGPAEWDSDSTECVQSMLGLSDSVNTCRGSFGFDDLSDLDAVLDEMRGRVTQMPKQFVSPFFKDLIQQTLSDWKPNAPVNEGLVFHHRLQPSGQCRYREGEEYFVLHHIQNGSYGDVFCVRDKRTGFECAAKRIPLSHLSREEVSTWSALNSPRVVELFGAVREGLNVVLFMDLKPACLAQLLKEMNSLPEDLALHYLRQSLGALEHLHHRKVLHLDVKVDNVLLSADCRDTFLCDFGLSETLDDSGRSNKAFRGAAAFPGTETHMAPEVARGDGLCAKADVWSSCCMLLHMLNGCHPWIRYYSHPLCLQIVNEPPPLWEVPSTCNNFTAKVFRAGLQKDPDRRASAKELRRKTTKALRAVGGLSPCSVQAACEVLHCGRRSPPLSPLIPPSKPSAAAPPPMMHWVSPWRTTAVEEDLGEDSDVEADSFSGESDSPPKSLRDEHDWDSGSESDVDIYMGEEDLIQEMWRKMDRDYEGDWEEEEGREEEEDEEWESSVSTDYLRALRGLFPLLQKGQQTSDSPCGSEPELEYLRDDVALGTTFQTPSPEPRDDPPSCFSCSDTSQRDASEKGSDHSSDDLSSGVFSSCDSHTDGRLEWSASANQPSSCCFEGVDIWIENVQGQCLRIRERRQVKVGHVALGISDQISGKPFTLETLDRKLVSFEEEITESCVWLRCVSAPDTCRRWSWRVRDGKLELQE from the exons CACAGGCTGAGA GAGAAGACTTCCAGGAGTTCAGTCCCACCACGACTCAGCGTCCCTACTCCAGATCTCAGCAGCTCAAAAAGCTCag GTCTGACACCAGAGAATCGTCCTTCCTCAGTGACACAGAGGACGAGGACCTGGACGAGGCCTCCAAACTCCCGCTCCAccacctgcagaggaaacagcgCAGGAAGACCGGCACAGGACAGAGTCGGGAGGAAGGAGAACACCGTCCTGTGATCCGTGGTCTCTGGGTGCAGGAGATCGATTGGCTGAAATCAGTGGACGGAGACGCGACCTCGTCGGCTGAGGTCATCCCGCCTCCTCCTGAGTTTACTGACTCGTGCTCCTGCAGCGTCGGAGGCCGGCTCTCTTGTGAACATGATGaaatctgcagctgcacagatgtTTGTGACCATGTGAGAGGATCAGAGGATGTGTCACCATCAGAGGATCAATACGGATCGATAGAAACCGACGACACATCGAGCTCTGACGACAGAGGAGCGTCCGACTCCGATTGTTCGGTGCAGGACCTGGAATCTATTCGCACTCATGAAAGTGACTCGGACTCCTCCTGCTGGGCAGACGACGACACGCCAGCACCCGAGAGCTTCGCAGTCCAGGCCAAGGTTTCAAATTCGACCTTTGACCTGATGCACGTGTCTGGTTTTACCTCCGGTCCCGCCGAGTGGGATTCTGACTCTACGGAGTGTGTGCAAAGCATGCTGGGACTTTCCGACTCCGTGAACACGTGTCGCGGTTCCTTCGGCTTCGATGACCTCAGTGACCTCGACGCTGTTCTGGATgaaatgagagggagagtgacGCAGATGCCGAAGCAGtttgtttctcctttcttcAAGGATTTGATACAACAGACGTTAAGTGACTGGAAACCGAACGCACCCGTCAACGAAGGACTCGTATTTCATCAT CGACTGCAGCCCAGTGGTCAGTGTCGGTACCGGGAGGGAGAGGAGTACTTTGTTCTGCACCACATCCAGAACGGCTCGTACGGTGACGTGTTCTGTGTTCGGGACAAACGGACGGGATTCGAATGTGCTGCCAAGAGG ATTCCACTGAGTCACCTCAGCCGCGAGGAGGTGAGCACGTGGAGCGCTCTGAACTCTCCTCGGGTCGTGGAGCTCTTTGGCGCCGTGAGGGAGGGGCTGAACGTCGTGCTGTTCATGGACCTGAAGCCAG CTTGTTTGGCTCAGCTCCTGAAAGAGATGAACTCCCTGCCCGAGGACCTGGCCCTGCACTACCTCCGCCAGTCACTGGGGGCGCTGGAGCACCTGCACCACAGGAAGGTCCTTCACTTGGACGTCAAAG TTGACAATGTGCTGCTGTCTGCCGACTGCAGAGACACATTCCTCTGTGACTTCGGTCTCTCAGAGACGCTGGACGACAGCGGCCGGAGCAACAAAGCTTTCAGGG GAGCGGCTGCGTTCCCGGGCACAGAGACCCACATGGCGCCGGAGGTCGCTCGAGGAGATGGACTCTGTGCGAAGGCCGACgtgtggagcagctgctgcatgtTACTGCACATGCTCAACGGATGTCACCCCTGGATACGTTACTACTCCCACCCACTGTGTCTGCAG ATCGTCAAcgagcctcctcctctgtgggaGGTCCCGTCCACCTGCAACAACTTCACGGCCAAAGTTTTCAGAGCCGGACTCCAGAAGGACCCGGACAGACGAGCGTCGGCCaaagagctgaggaggaaaacCACCAAAGCTTTGAGAGCag TCGGAGGTTTGAGTCCCTGCTCTGTTCAAGCTGCCTGTGAGGTTCTGCACTGTGGCAGGAGGAGCCCCCCTCTGTCACCTCTGATCCCCCCAAGTAAACCATCAGCCGCCGCGCCacctcccatgatgcactgggTGAGCCCCTGGAGGACCACGGCGGTGGAGGAGGACTTGGGCGAAGACTCTGACGTGGAGGCAGATTCTTTCAGCGGGGAGTCGGACTCGCCGCCCAAATCACTGCGGGATGAACACGACTGGGACTCGGGGTCGGAGTCGGACGTGGATATTTACATGGGGGAGGAGGATCTCATTCAGGAGATGTGGAGAAAGATGGACAGGGACTACGAGGGcgactgggaggaggaggagggacgtgaggaagaggaggatgaagagtgGGAGTCTTCAGTGTCCACAGATTATCTCCGAGCTCTCAGAGGCcttttccctctgctgcagaaaggTCAGCAGACGAGCGACAGCCCGTGTGGATCCGAACCAGAGCTGGAGTATCTCCGAGATG ACGTAGCTCTGGGCACCACGTTCCAGACCCCCTCCCCTGAACCTCGAGATGACCCCCCGTCCTGTTTCAGCTGCTCGGACACGTCGCAGAGAGACGCCTCAGAGAAG gGCTCTGATCATTCCTCCGACGACCTGAGCTCTGGAGTCTTCTCCTCCTGCGACAGTCACACAGACGGACGCCTGGAGTGGTCGGCCTCGGCCAATCAGCCGTCGTCCTGCTGCTTTGAAG GTGTTGACATCTGGATCGAGAACGTCCAGGGCCAGTGTCTGAGGATCCGAGAGCGACGGCAGGTCAAAGTCGGACACGTCGCCTTAGGAATCAGTGACCAG ATCTCGGGGAAGCCCTTCACTCTGGAGACGCTGGACAGGAAGCTGGTGTCCTTCGAGGAGGAGATCACAGAGTCGTGTGTGTGGCTGCGCTGCGTCTCTGCGCCCGACACATGTCGTCGCTGGAGCTGGAGGGTCCGAGACGGGAAACTGGAGCTGCAGGAATAA
- the arf2b gene encoding ADP-ribosylation factor 2b encodes MGNLLGNLFKGLFGKKEMRILMVGLDAAGKTTILYKLKLGEIVTTIPTIGFNVETVEYKNISFTVWDVGGQDKIRPLWRHYFQNTQGLIFVVDSNDRERVNEAREELARMLAEDELRDAALLVFANKQDLPNAMNAAEITDKLGLHALRQRNWYIQATCATSGDGLYEGLDWLSNQLKNQK; translated from the exons ATGGGGAATTTATTAGGGAACCTGTTCAAGGGCCTGTTTGGCAAAAAGGAGATGAGGATTCTCATGGTCGGCCTCGATGCTGCTGGAAAAACAACCATCCTATATAAACTGAAGCTTGGAGAGATAGTCACCACCATTCCCACCATTG GTTTTAACGTGGAAACTGTAGAATACAAGAACATCAGCTTCACAGTGTGGGACGTGGGCGGTCAGGACAAAATCAGGCCGTTGTGGCGCCACTACTTCCAGAACACTCAAG ggcTCATCTTCGTGGTGGACAGCAACGACAGGGAGAGGGTGAACGAGGCGAGGGAGGAGCTGGCCAGAATGCTCGCCGAGGACGAGCTCAGAGACGCAGCGCTGCTCGTTTTCGCCAACAAACAG GATCTCCCCAACGCCATGaacgctgcagagatcacagaCAAGTTGGGCTTGCACGCCCTCCGCCAGCGCAACTGGTACATCCAGGCCACCTGCGCCACCAGCGGGGACGGCCTGTACGAGGGCCTGGACTGGCTCTCCAACCAGCTGAAGAACCAGAAATGA